One Sanguibacter keddieii DSM 10542 genomic window carries:
- a CDS encoding YlxR family protein: protein MGRHARLDRSGSPRPASSRVPVRSAEPQNPGSEPVGPVRTCVGCRQRDAQSQMIRFVMSRGDEDGASPGVVADPRRVRSGRGAWLHDDAGCAERAIARKAFQRALRVPHDIAINGLTIPVDPCPPGARHVDKEAG from the coding sequence GTGGGTCGGCACGCTAGACTGGACAGGTCTGGGTCACCACGCCCGGCCTCCTCACGTGTCCCCGTACGGTCCGCTGAGCCCCAGAACCCCGGTTCTGAGCCGGTCGGCCCGGTGCGGACGTGCGTCGGTTGCCGGCAGCGAGATGCCCAGTCGCAGATGATCCGGTTCGTGATGAGCCGGGGAGACGAGGACGGCGCCAGCCCTGGCGTGGTCGCAGACCCCCGGCGCGTACGGTCGGGACGCGGTGCCTGGCTGCACGACGACGCCGGGTGCGCCGAGCGAGCGATCGCCCGGAAGGCGTTCCAGCGTGCACTTCGCGTCCCGCACGACATCGCCATCAACGGCTTGACCATCCCGGTGGACCCATGTCCTCCGGGAGCACGACACGTCGACAAGGAAGCGGGTTAG
- the nusA gene encoding transcription termination factor NusA codes for MDIDMSALRLLEREREISLDVLVSAIEQALALAYQRTPGAQRTARVEIDRKSGHVTVWAREDIETEEPVEPRYSDGDDADGTEDDEAPTTRVVRTLGPEFDDTPTDFGRIATSTARQVIMQRLRDAEDDQVLGQFRDKEGELVSGIIQQGRDPRVVLVDVGGTEAVLGAHEQVPTEKYTHGERLRSYVLDVSRGMKGPQISLSRTHPNLVRKLFEMEVPEVADGSVEIVAIAREAGHRTKMAVRARVSGLNAKGACIGPMGSRVRAVMAELHDEKIDIVDWNDDPAAFVASALSPATVISVTVVDADARAARVIVPDFQLSLAIGKEGQNARLAAKLTGWRIDIRSDGGGAEGSDDASTTSSDPR; via the coding sequence ATGGACATCGACATGAGCGCGCTGCGCCTCCTCGAGCGCGAGCGGGAGATCAGCCTCGACGTGCTGGTCTCCGCGATCGAGCAGGCGCTGGCGCTGGCCTACCAGCGGACCCCGGGCGCGCAGCGCACCGCGCGGGTCGAGATCGACCGCAAGTCCGGCCACGTGACGGTCTGGGCGCGCGAGGACATCGAGACCGAGGAGCCGGTCGAGCCGCGCTACAGCGACGGAGACGACGCCGACGGCACGGAGGACGACGAGGCGCCGACGACCCGTGTCGTCCGCACCCTCGGTCCCGAGTTCGACGACACCCCGACGGACTTCGGCCGCATCGCGACCTCGACGGCTCGTCAGGTGATCATGCAGCGCCTGCGCGACGCCGAGGACGACCAGGTGCTCGGGCAGTTCCGCGACAAGGAGGGTGAGCTCGTCTCGGGCATCATCCAGCAGGGCCGCGACCCGCGCGTCGTGCTCGTGGACGTCGGCGGCACCGAGGCGGTCCTCGGGGCGCACGAGCAGGTGCCGACCGAGAAGTACACGCACGGCGAGCGTCTGCGGTCGTACGTCCTCGACGTGTCGCGCGGCATGAAGGGCCCGCAGATCTCGCTGAGCCGGACGCACCCCAACCTCGTGCGCAAGCTCTTCGAGATGGAGGTCCCCGAGGTCGCCGACGGCTCCGTGGAGATCGTCGCGATCGCCCGCGAGGCCGGGCACCGCACCAAGATGGCGGTGCGGGCACGGGTCTCCGGCCTCAACGCCAAGGGTGCCTGCATCGGCCCGATGGGCTCACGCGTGCGCGCCGTGATGGCCGAGCTGCACGACGAGAAGATCGACATCGTCGACTGGAACGACGACCCTGCGGCCTTCGTGGCGAGCGCGCTGTCGCCGGCGACTGTGATCTCCGTGACGGTCGTGGACGCCGACGCCCGCGCAGCCCGCGTCATCGTGCCGGACTTCCAGCTGTCGCTCGCGATCGGCAAGGAGGGCCAGAACGCCCGTCTGGCCGCGAAGCTCACCGGCTGGCGCATCGACATCCGCTCCGACGGCGGCGGCGCCGAGGGCTCCGACGACGCCTCGACGACGTCCTCGGACCCGCGGTAG
- the rimP gene encoding ribosome maturation factor RimP, translating into MAASPIAEQVADAVRPGVESAGLVLEDVQVAPAGARTVVRVVLDLTEDQTGALGLDQVAEVSRVISDTLDTLPALPGKFTLEVTSPGTSRPLTELRHFKRARTRLVAVTLVEGAPFTERLTSVEDEVLVFEGADGAPHEVPFAAVSSGQVEVELKRAASVDESDFEDFDGSEDTDRTDGEG; encoded by the coding sequence ATGGCAGCATCGCCGATCGCTGAGCAGGTGGCGGACGCGGTCCGACCAGGGGTCGAGAGCGCAGGGCTCGTCCTGGAGGACGTCCAGGTGGCCCCGGCGGGCGCACGCACCGTCGTGCGGGTCGTGCTCGACCTCACGGAGGACCAGACGGGTGCCCTCGGCCTCGACCAGGTCGCCGAGGTCTCGCGGGTCATCTCCGACACGCTCGACACCCTCCCCGCGCTCCCCGGCAAGTTCACGCTCGAGGTGACCTCGCCCGGGACGAGCCGCCCGCTCACCGAGCTGCGCCACTTCAAGCGCGCGCGGACACGTCTCGTGGCGGTGACCCTCGTCGAGGGCGCGCCGTTCACCGAGCGCCTGACCTCGGTCGAGGACGAGGTCCTCGTGTTCGAGGGCGCCGACGGCGCACCGCACGAGGTGCCCTTCGCGGCCGTGAGCAGCGGGCAGGTCGAGGTCGAGCTCAAGCGGGCCGCCTCGGTCGACGAGAGCGACTTCGAAGACTTCGACGGTTCGGAAGACACCGACCGCACAGATGGTGAGGGCTGA
- a CDS encoding ferritin-like domain-containing protein yields MASSGAMNTAADIQPPPAVDAASGHPRPAPRRRRARTLLTVIISTVLALATVAGCGIRLESPAPAALVPDADEISRQAAVADVLLVGPEARLTIPTVDPASPVVALLEEIDASATAQAEALGGEYVSGVEGEGGDPAGTSSHDAADGQTALAPGSVTDDEGTIDPSVAASPTDEPTGSTTTDPAPSVPRLLTVLTQSADRTRASIGTPRDPALARLYASVATSHLDQARSLAALSGLDAPAPESFTTTLPTTLPKNLSAADLVTVVRAEDAAGYAYEVMAARLADGDRTAARDRAAEHRERAQGWAVLASLDGAATDPREVAYDLGTIADGTPTLASRDSMVTRAAEIEADLADAYATFVGQVDADARSSMLDLLADAHLSSRSWGAPASTFPGMPELAG; encoded by the coding sequence GTGGCATCATCAGGGGCGATGAACACCGCCGCGGATATCCAGCCCCCGCCCGCCGTCGACGCCGCCTCCGGGCACCCCCGCCCGGCACCGCGGCGACGCCGCGCACGGACGCTCCTGACCGTGATCATCAGCACAGTCCTCGCCCTCGCCACCGTGGCCGGCTGCGGCATCAGGCTCGAGAGCCCGGCGCCCGCCGCGCTCGTCCCCGACGCCGACGAGATCTCGCGGCAGGCGGCCGTCGCCGACGTCCTGCTCGTGGGGCCGGAGGCCCGCCTGACGATCCCGACCGTCGACCCCGCCTCCCCCGTGGTCGCGCTGCTCGAGGAGATCGACGCGAGCGCGACCGCGCAGGCCGAGGCCCTCGGCGGGGAGTACGTCTCGGGCGTCGAGGGTGAGGGCGGCGACCCGGCCGGCACCAGCTCGCACGACGCCGCAGACGGTCAGACCGCCCTGGCGCCCGGCTCGGTCACCGACGACGAGGGCACCATCGACCCGTCGGTCGCGGCGAGCCCGACCGACGAGCCCACCGGCTCGACGACGACCGACCCGGCACCGTCGGTCCCCCGCCTGCTCACCGTCCTCACGCAGTCCGCCGACCGCACCCGGGCCTCGATCGGTACTCCGCGCGACCCCGCGCTCGCCCGCCTCTACGCCTCGGTCGCGACCTCGCACCTCGACCAGGCACGCTCGCTCGCGGCCCTCTCCGGCCTCGACGCCCCGGCACCCGAGTCCTTCACGACCACGCTCCCGACCACGCTGCCCAAGAACCTCTCCGCAGCCGACCTCGTCACGGTCGTGCGGGCCGAGGACGCCGCGGGCTACGCCTACGAGGTCATGGCCGCCCGCCTGGCCGACGGTGACCGGACGGCGGCCCGCGACCGCGCCGCAGAGCACCGTGAGCGGGCCCAGGGCTGGGCAGTGCTCGCCTCGCTCGACGGAGCGGCCACCGACCCGAGGGAGGTGGCCTACGACCTCGGCACGATCGCCGATGGGACCCCGACGCTCGCCTCGCGCGACTCGATGGTCACGCGCGCCGCGGAGATCGAGGCCGACCTCGCGGACGCCTACGCGACCTTCGTCGGCCAGGTCGACGCCGACGCCCGGTCCTCGATGCTCGACCTCCTGGCGGACGCACACCTCTCCTCGAGGTCCTGGGGAGCACCCGCGAGCACCTTCCCCGGCATGCCCGAGCTCGCCGGCTGA
- a CDS encoding proline--tRNA ligase yields MLLRLSTLFVRTLREDPADAEVASHRLLVRAGYIRRAAPGIYTWLPLGLRVLAKVEAVVREEMQAAGAQEVHFPALLPREPYEATGRWTEYGPNLFRLKDRRDNDYLLAPTHEEMFTLLVKDLYSSYKDLPVTLFQVQTKYRDEARPRAGLIRGREFVMKDAYSFDVDDAGLEASYLVQRAAYEKIFTRLGLEYVVVAATSGAMGGSRSEEFLHPTAIGEDTFVRSPGGYAANVEAVTTIVPPEVDASDAPAAHVEATPDTPTIESLVAVANAEHPRSDGRAWTAADTLKNVVLAVVQPDGTRELLVVGLPGDREVDLKRLEAALAPAEAEPAGDGDFAKNPVLVKGYIGPQVLGRAHTGDETAIRYLVDPRVVAGTRWITGANEPGKHVFDLVAGRDFVADGTVECAEVRAGDPAPDGSGPLELARGIEIGHIFQLGRKYADALGLKVLDVNGKQVTVTMGSYGIGVTRALAALAEANHDEKGLAWPAHVAPAHVHVVATGKDPAVFAAAETIAQELSAQRVEVLYDDRPKVSPGVKFADAELLGVPLVVVVGRGLADGVVEVRPRVGGEAVSVPVAEAAQRVVEMVEAL; encoded by the coding sequence ATGCTGCTGCGTCTCTCGACACTGTTCGTCCGTACCCTGCGTGAGGACCCGGCTGACGCCGAGGTCGCGAGCCACCGTCTGCTGGTGCGCGCGGGGTACATCCGCCGTGCCGCCCCCGGGATCTACACCTGGCTGCCGCTCGGCCTGCGGGTGCTCGCCAAGGTCGAGGCCGTGGTCCGCGAGGAGATGCAGGCGGCTGGTGCCCAGGAGGTCCACTTCCCGGCGCTCCTGCCCCGCGAGCCCTACGAGGCGACCGGGCGCTGGACCGAGTACGGCCCGAACCTCTTCCGCCTGAAGGACCGTCGTGACAACGACTACCTCCTGGCGCCCACCCACGAGGAGATGTTCACGCTCCTCGTCAAGGACCTGTACTCCTCGTACAAGGACCTCCCGGTGACGCTCTTCCAGGTGCAGACCAAGTACCGCGACGAGGCGCGCCCGCGCGCCGGGCTCATCCGCGGTCGTGAGTTCGTCATGAAGGACGCGTACTCCTTCGACGTCGACGACGCCGGGCTCGAGGCCTCGTACCTCGTGCAGCGTGCCGCGTACGAGAAGATCTTCACGCGGCTCGGCCTCGAGTACGTCGTGGTCGCGGCCACCTCCGGCGCTATGGGTGGCTCGCGCAGCGAGGAGTTCCTGCACCCGACCGCCATCGGTGAGGACACCTTCGTGCGCTCTCCCGGTGGCTACGCCGCCAACGTCGAGGCCGTGACGACCATCGTCCCGCCCGAGGTCGACGCCTCGGACGCCCCCGCCGCGCACGTCGAGGCCACGCCGGACACCCCCACCATCGAGTCGCTCGTGGCGGTCGCCAACGCCGAGCACCCCCGCTCGGACGGTCGCGCGTGGACCGCTGCCGACACGCTCAAGAACGTGGTCCTCGCCGTCGTCCAGCCCGACGGGACGCGCGAGCTCCTCGTCGTCGGCCTCCCGGGCGACCGCGAGGTCGACCTCAAGCGCCTCGAGGCGGCCCTCGCGCCCGCCGAGGCCGAGCCTGCCGGCGACGGCGACTTCGCCAAGAACCCGGTCCTGGTCAAGGGGTACATCGGCCCGCAGGTCCTCGGGCGTGCCCACACCGGTGACGAGACGGCGATCCGCTACCTCGTGGACCCCAGGGTCGTGGCCGGGACGCGCTGGATCACCGGGGCCAACGAGCCCGGCAAGCACGTGTTCGACCTGGTGGCCGGACGGGACTTCGTCGCCGACGGCACCGTCGAGTGCGCCGAGGTCCGGGCCGGCGACCCGGCCCCGGACGGCTCGGGCCCCCTCGAGCTCGCCCGTGGGATCGAGATCGGTCACATCTTCCAGCTCGGTCGCAAGTACGCGGACGCGCTCGGGCTCAAGGTGCTGGACGTCAACGGCAAGCAGGTCACCGTGACGATGGGCTCGTACGGCATCGGCGTGACGCGTGCGCTCGCCGCCCTGGCCGAGGCCAACCACGACGAGAAGGGCCTCGCCTGGCCGGCGCACGTCGCCCCGGCGCACGTGCACGTCGTGGCCACCGGCAAGGACCCGGCGGTCTTCGCGGCGGCCGAGACGATCGCGCAGGAGCTCTCGGCCCAGCGGGTCGAGGTGCTCTACGACGACCGCCCCAAGGTGTCGCCCGGCGTGAAGTTCGCGGACGCCGAGCTGCTCGGGGTGCCGCTCGTGGTGGTCGTGGGACGCGGGCTGGCCGACGGCGTGGTCGAGGTCCGGCCGCGGGTCGGCGGAGAGGCCGTCTCCGTGCCTGTCGCCGAGGCAGCCCAGCGCGTCGTGGAGATGGTCGAGGCTCTCTGA
- a CDS encoding GNAT family N-acetyltransferase, with translation MRILSDVDLPEMMALCAVDPVGSVLAASRVEAALVDGFARTGGQAWGFPAQGPLVATCWAGANLVPVVPSPDTEVLDAFAAQARAQGRRCSSIVGPAVAALGLWRRLEADWGPARSVRTEQPSMVMQGELLVEPDPDVRTSTAEDMPDLLPACVRMFEEEVGYSPMTYSARAYEERVASLVHDRRSFLSRAHEPDGRIVFKAEIGALTRDVAQVQGVWVDPLDRGTGRAAPGMAAVVRHVLAAPGRTVSLYVNSFNERALATYRRVGFEQVGTYATVLF, from the coding sequence GTGAGGATCCTGTCGGACGTGGACCTCCCCGAGATGATGGCGCTGTGCGCCGTCGACCCTGTCGGCTCTGTGCTCGCCGCGTCCCGCGTCGAGGCTGCCCTCGTCGACGGCTTCGCGCGGACCGGCGGGCAGGCCTGGGGCTTCCCCGCGCAGGGGCCGCTGGTGGCGACGTGCTGGGCGGGTGCCAACCTCGTGCCGGTGGTGCCGTCCCCCGACACGGAGGTGCTCGACGCCTTCGCCGCCCAGGCGCGGGCGCAGGGACGTCGGTGCTCGTCGATCGTGGGGCCGGCGGTCGCGGCCCTCGGGCTGTGGCGTCGGCTCGAGGCCGACTGGGGCCCGGCCCGCTCGGTGCGTACCGAGCAGCCGTCGATGGTCATGCAGGGGGAGCTTCTGGTCGAGCCCGACCCCGACGTGCGGACCTCGACCGCGGAGGACATGCCCGACCTCCTGCCCGCCTGCGTGCGCATGTTCGAGGAAGAGGTCGGCTACTCGCCCATGACCTACTCGGCACGTGCCTACGAAGAGCGCGTCGCGTCGCTGGTGCACGACCGGCGGTCCTTCCTCTCCCGCGCGCACGAGCCCGACGGCCGCATCGTCTTCAAGGCCGAGATCGGGGCGCTCACGCGTGACGTCGCCCAGGTCCAGGGGGTCTGGGTCGACCCGCTCGACCGCGGCACGGGCCGGGCAGCGCCCGGCATGGCAGCGGTCGTCCGGCACGTGCTCGCGGCGCCCGGCCGTACGGTGTCGCTCTACGTCAACAGCTTCAACGAGCGGGCTCTGGCGACCTATCGCAGGGTGGGCTTCGAGCAGGTCGGGACCTACGCGACCGTCCTGTTCTGA
- the ispG gene encoding flavodoxin-dependent (E)-4-hydroxy-3-methylbut-2-enyl-diphosphate synthase, which produces MPEAPPPVLAPRRPTRKIKVGKVDVGGDAPVSVQSMCTTPTTDINATLQQIAELTASGCDIVRVAVPSQDDALALPAIARKSQIPVIADIHFQPKYVYAAIDAGCAAVRVNPGNIRKFDDQVKQIANAARDAGVSIRIGVNAGSLDPRIMAKYGKATPEALVESAVWEASLFEEHDFHDFKISVKHNDPVVMVRAYELLSQAGDWPLHLGVTEAGPAFQGTIKSATAFGALLSQGIGDTIRVSLSAPPVEEVKVGIQILQSLNLRPRKLEIVSCPSCGRAQVDVYTLAEKVTAGLEGLEVPLRVAVMGCVVNGPGEAREADLGVASGNGKGQIFVKGEVVKTVPEALIVETLIEEAMRIAETMERPAEGGAPVVSVG; this is translated from the coding sequence ATGCCCGAAGCACCTCCGCCCGTCCTCGCCCCGCGACGACCCACCCGCAAGATCAAGGTGGGCAAGGTGGACGTCGGCGGCGACGCCCCGGTGAGCGTGCAGTCCATGTGCACCACGCCGACCACCGACATCAACGCGACCCTCCAGCAGATCGCGGAGCTGACGGCCTCGGGCTGCGACATCGTGCGTGTCGCGGTGCCGAGCCAGGACGACGCCCTCGCGCTCCCGGCGATCGCCAGGAAGTCGCAGATCCCCGTGATCGCGGACATCCACTTCCAGCCCAAGTACGTCTACGCGGCGATCGACGCCGGCTGTGCCGCGGTGCGCGTGAACCCGGGCAACATCCGCAAGTTCGACGACCAGGTCAAGCAGATCGCGAACGCCGCCCGTGACGCGGGCGTCTCGATCCGTATCGGCGTCAACGCCGGGTCGCTCGACCCGCGGATCATGGCCAAGTACGGCAAGGCGACTCCCGAGGCGCTCGTCGAGTCGGCCGTCTGGGAGGCGTCGCTCTTCGAGGAGCACGACTTCCACGACTTCAAGATCTCGGTCAAGCACAACGACCCCGTGGTCATGGTGCGCGCCTACGAGCTGCTCTCGCAGGCCGGCGACTGGCCGCTGCACCTCGGTGTCACCGAGGCAGGTCCGGCCTTCCAGGGCACCATCAAGTCCGCGACCGCCTTCGGCGCGCTGCTCTCGCAGGGCATCGGCGACACGATCCGCGTCTCGCTGTCCGCCCCGCCGGTCGAGGAGGTCAAGGTCGGCATCCAGATCCTCCAGTCGCTCAACCTCCGGCCCCGCAAGCTCGAGATCGTCTCGTGCCCGTCGTGCGGGCGCGCCCAGGTCGACGTGTACACGCTCGCCGAGAAGGTCACCGCCGGTCTCGAGGGCCTCGAGGTCCCGCTCCGCGTGGCCGTCATGGGCTGCGTCGTGAACGGCCCCGGCGAGGCTCGCGAGGCCGACCTGGGCGTGGCCTCGGGCAACGGCAAGGGACAGATCTTCGTCAAGGGCGAGGTCGTCAAGACCGTCCCCGAGGCGCTGATCGTCGAGACGCTCATCGAAGAGGCCATGCGCATCGCCGAGACCATGGAGCGCCCCGCCGAGGGCGGCGCCCCGGTCGTCTCGGTCGGCTGA
- a CDS encoding M50 family metallopeptidase: MSYLVGVLVILAGLLVSIALHEVGHMVPAKRFGVRVSQYMVGFGPTLWSRTRGETEYGLKAIPLGGYVRLVGMYPPGDPRAERKTGRIAELVQSARDASAEEIVPGEEHRAFYNLSAPKKLVVMLGGPFMNLVIAAVLFTVVVVGFGAFGPTTTLASVSQCVLPVGAPADAECTEGSELAPAAAAGLLPGDTIVEFGGVATTGWDELAAQISAAGGTPTEVVVERDGQRVESVVTPVVADRPTTDASGAAVLDSDGEPVTRSVGFLGISPTQGLEPQPVTVVPGMLWDRLVQTAQVIVTLPERMVDITQVAFGLEERDPTSVVGPVGVGRFAGEIASVQIDGYDTALRTADLIMMVAGLNIALFAFNLIPLLPLDGGHVVGALYEGARRQVARVRGRPRPAPADTARMMPLAYGVFVVMAAMGALIAYVDVVRPVQLM, encoded by the coding sequence ATGTCCTACCTCGTGGGCGTGCTCGTCATCCTCGCCGGGCTCCTCGTCTCGATCGCCCTCCACGAGGTCGGCCACATGGTCCCGGCCAAGAGGTTCGGCGTCCGCGTCAGCCAGTACATGGTCGGCTTCGGCCCGACGCTGTGGTCCCGCACGCGGGGCGAGACGGAGTACGGGCTCAAGGCCATCCCGCTCGGCGGGTACGTGCGCCTCGTCGGCATGTACCCCCCGGGGGACCCGCGTGCCGAGCGGAAGACGGGGCGCATCGCCGAGCTCGTCCAGTCGGCGCGCGACGCGAGCGCGGAGGAGATCGTCCCGGGGGAGGAGCACCGGGCCTTCTACAACCTCTCGGCCCCGAAGAAGCTCGTCGTCATGCTCGGCGGGCCGTTCATGAACCTCGTGATCGCCGCGGTGCTCTTCACCGTCGTCGTGGTCGGCTTCGGTGCCTTCGGCCCGACGACCACGCTGGCGTCGGTGTCCCAGTGCGTCCTGCCCGTGGGTGCCCCGGCCGACGCCGAGTGCACCGAGGGCTCAGAGCTGGCCCCGGCAGCGGCTGCGGGGCTGCTCCCGGGAGACACCATCGTCGAGTTCGGGGGGGTGGCCACGACCGGATGGGACGAGCTGGCCGCGCAGATCAGCGCCGCGGGCGGTACGCCCACGGAGGTGGTCGTCGAGCGTGACGGCCAGCGGGTCGAGTCGGTCGTCACCCCTGTCGTCGCAGACCGCCCCACCACGGACGCGTCCGGCGCCGCGGTGCTCGACAGCGACGGGGAGCCGGTGACCCGGAGCGTCGGCTTCCTCGGGATCAGCCCCACGCAGGGTCTCGAGCCGCAGCCGGTGACCGTCGTCCCGGGCATGCTCTGGGACCGGCTCGTCCAGACCGCACAGGTGATCGTCACCCTCCCCGAGCGCATGGTCGACATCACCCAGGTCGCCTTCGGCCTCGAGGAGCGCGACCCGACCTCCGTCGTGGGCCCCGTGGGCGTGGGACGGTTCGCGGGTGAGATCGCGTCGGTGCAGATCGACGGGTACGACACCGCGCTGCGCACCGCGGACCTCATCATGATGGTCGCGGGGCTCAACATCGCGCTGTTCGCCTTCAACCTCATCCCGCTGCTCCCGCTCGACGGGGGCCACGTCGTGGGTGCCCTGTACGAGGGGGCGCGCCGCCAGGTGGCGCGGGTCCGGGGCCGCCCGCGCCCGGCGCCTGCGGACACCGCCCGCATGATGCCGCTCGCCTACGGCGTGTTCGTGGTCATGGCGGCGATGGGCGCGCTCATCGCGTACGTCGACGTCGTCAGACCCGTCCAGCTCATGTGA
- the dxr gene encoding 1-deoxy-D-xylulose-5-phosphate reductoisomerase: MSSSSVRSVTLLGSTGSIGTQAVDVLSRHRDRYRVTALSAGGAQPEMLAQQAVDLDVEVVAVSDEAAVPALRDHLSRLQTPGSRAIEVLSGPDAATTLAAGGSDVVLNGITGSVGLGPTLAALRSGSTLALANKESLVVGGPLVQAARVRPDQIVPVDSEHSAMAQSLRSGARHEVRRLVLTASGGPFRGWHRDDVKAVTVDQALDHPTWSMGPVVTINSATLVNKGLELIEAHLLFDVPVDDITVVVHPQSVVHSMVEFHDGSTIAQASPPDMRLPIALGLSWPERLDDVSTPCDWSRPVAWTFEPLDETLFGAVRLARQVAAAGATHPAVFNAANEECVAAFLEGRIGFLEIVETVERVVAEHESSSGVLTLDDVLAAETWARGRAREVLAER, encoded by the coding sequence GTGTCGAGTAGCAGCGTCCGCTCGGTCACCCTCCTCGGGTCGACGGGGTCCATCGGGACCCAGGCCGTCGACGTCCTCTCCCGGCACCGCGACAGGTACCGGGTGACAGCGCTCTCGGCCGGTGGGGCGCAGCCCGAGATGCTCGCCCAGCAGGCCGTCGACCTCGACGTCGAGGTCGTGGCGGTGTCTGACGAGGCGGCGGTACCGGCGCTCCGCGACCACCTCTCGCGCCTGCAGACCCCAGGCTCTCGCGCGATCGAGGTCCTCTCCGGCCCGGACGCCGCGACCACGCTCGCCGCGGGCGGCTCGGACGTCGTGCTCAACGGGATCACCGGCTCGGTCGGCCTCGGGCCGACGCTGGCCGCGCTGCGGTCGGGATCGACCCTCGCGCTCGCCAACAAGGAGTCCCTCGTGGTCGGGGGGCCGCTCGTCCAGGCGGCGCGCGTGCGCCCCGACCAGATCGTCCCGGTCGACTCCGAGCACTCGGCGATGGCGCAGAGCCTGCGCTCGGGTGCCCGCCACGAGGTCCGCCGGCTCGTGCTCACCGCGTCGGGCGGCCCGTTCCGCGGCTGGCACCGTGACGACGTCAAGGCCGTGACGGTGGACCAGGCGCTCGACCACCCCACGTGGTCGATGGGGCCGGTCGTCACGATCAACTCGGCGACGCTGGTCAACAAGGGGCTCGAGCTCATCGAGGCGCACCTGCTCTTCGACGTCCCGGTCGACGACATCACCGTGGTGGTCCACCCGCAGTCCGTCGTGCACTCGATGGTCGAGTTCCACGACGGGTCGACGATCGCCCAGGCCTCGCCACCGGACATGCGGCTGCCGATCGCGCTCGGCCTCAGCTGGCCCGAGCGTCTCGACGACGTGTCGACGCCGTGCGACTGGTCGAGGCCCGTCGCCTGGACCTTCGAGCCTCTCGACGAGACCCTCTTCGGTGCCGTCCGGCTCGCCAGGCAGGTCGCAGCCGCGGGTGCCACCCACCCGGCGGTCTTCAACGCCGCGAACGAGGAGTGCGTCGCAGCCTTCCTCGAGGGGCGCATCGGGTTCCTCGAGATCGTCGAGACCGTCGAGCGCGTGGTCGCCGAGCACGAGTCGAGCAGCGGTGTGCTCACCCTCGACGACGTGCTCGCAGCCGAGACGTGGGCGCGCGGGCGGGCGCGCGAGGTGCTCGCCGAGCGCTGA
- a CDS encoding DivIVA domain-containing protein has translation MTKMFSTVSRLRLGYEQEDVDDFFAHARQVYEGQSDEDLSSRDIRSAGFELARGGYDTDEVDAALDRLESAFVARARQEVLVTGGSAAWMEQLAENARSLYGRLGRPDGERFEPARRGQPAYDRDDVDDLCDRLVEYFDKTEPITADEIRRARFRRRSGRRGYAEAPVDAFFSRAVEVLLGVE, from the coding sequence ATGACGAAGATGTTCTCGACGGTGTCTCGGCTCAGGCTCGGCTACGAGCAGGAGGACGTCGACGACTTCTTCGCGCACGCCCGCCAGGTCTACGAGGGGCAGAGCGACGAGGACCTCTCGAGCCGTGACATCCGGTCGGCCGGCTTCGAGCTGGCCCGTGGCGGCTACGACACCGACGAGGTCGACGCCGCCCTCGACCGCCTCGAGAGCGCCTTCGTGGCCCGCGCGCGCCAGGAGGTGCTCGTGACAGGAGGCTCGGCCGCCTGGATGGAGCAGCTCGCGGAGAACGCACGCTCGCTCTACGGCAGGCTCGGGCGCCCGGACGGCGAGCGGTTCGAGCCGGCCCGGCGCGGGCAGCCCGCCTACGACCGCGACGACGTCGACGACCTGTGCGACCGGCTCGTCGAGTACTTCGACAAGACCGAGCCGATCACGGCGGACGAGATCCGGCGGGCACGGTTCCGCCGGCGCTCCGGTCGGCGCGGCTACGCCGAGGCACCGGTCGACGCGTTCTTCTCCCGGGCTGTCGAGGTGCTCCTCGGTGTCGAGTAG